GCCGGCATGGCGGCGGCCGATCCGCGGATCGTGTTGGTGTCCCGCCCCGTCAACGGCCATTTCGCCCTCGGGGTCGACCTGGCGCTGGCGGCGAGCACCGGCGAGTACGTCGTCGCGGTCCGCGGCGACGTCGAGGTCGCGCCGGGATGGTGGCCGCCGCTGCTGGACGCGCTCGCCGACCCGGCCGTGGTCGCGGCGCAGGCCCTGCTCTGCGACGCCGACGGCACCGTGGCCGCAGCGGGTTTCGCCTTCACCGGACCCGACCGTCTGCCGGTGCCCATCCTGGCCGGCCACGCCACCGCCGATGTGGGAGCCAACGTCGTCGAGGTGCCGGCGCTGGCGGCCGGGGTGATCGCGATGCGGGCCGCCGACCTCGTCGCCGTCGACGGCCTGGAGCCGCGGTTCACCGGTGGCTGGGAGGACGTCGACCTCAGCCTGCGGATCCGCCGGCGCTGGCCCGACCGGCGACTGGTCGTGGTCCCGGCGGCCGTGGCCAACCGCGACGACGGCGCCCGGCAGGCCGGCGGCTACGGGCATCCCGAGGCCACGCGCGTGCTGCTGGACCGGCACGGACCGGCACTGCCGGACTTCGATCCGGCACCCTGGCAGCGCGCCGGGTTCACCGCGACGTGCGAGGCCGGGGTCGTCCGGGTGGACCGCGCCGTACGCCGTACCCCGGCGGTGGCCGCCGCCAGCCGGCCATCGCTGCGATGGGCGATCAAGATCGCCGCACCGGCCGGGCCCGGCGGCGACAGCTGGGGCGACACGTATTTCGCCGCGCATCTCGCCGACGCGCTGCGCGACCTGGGGCAGGACGTCATCGTGGACCGGCGGCAGTCCTTCGACCGCGAATCCGGTCAGCACGACGACGTGGTGCTGGTCATCCGCGGCCTTGTCCGGTACCGGCCGAAACCCGGTCAGCTCAGCCTGCTGTGGGTCATCAGCCACCCGGACCTGGTGCAGCGCAGTGAACTTCGCGAGTACGACCACGTGTTCGCCGCGTCGTTGCCCTGGGCCCGGCGGACCGCGGGGACCGTCGCGGTGCCGGTGGAGGCGCTGCTGCAGGCCACCGATCCCGACCGGTTCCACCCGGGCCTCGCCGCGCCGGACTCCGGTGACGCCGTGCTGTTCGTCGGGGACTCACGCGACCAGGACCGGCGGATCATCGCCGACGCGGTCGCCGCCGGCGTCGACCTGTCGGTGTACGGCCCGAACTGGGGCGGCCGGCTGGACCCGCGCTGGTGGAAGGCGCCGTACCTGGACAACGCCGCGCTGGGAGCGGCGTACCGCGCGGCCGGCGTCGTCCTCAACGACCACTGGGAGGACATGGCCCGCGAGGGTTTCCTGTCCAACCGGCTGTTCGACGCCACGGCCGCCGGCGGGCGGGTCATCAGCGACCCGGTCGACGGTATCGACGAGGTCTTCGACGGTTTGGTCCGTGGCTACCGGTCGCCGGCGGAGCTGGCGGCGTGGGCGGCCGATCCCGCGGCGGCGTTCCCGTCGGAGGCTCGGGTGCAGCAGATCTCGCGGCGCATCCGGGCTGAACACTCCTTCGCCGCCCGCGCCGCGCGGCTCCTGGACGTCGCTACTGCGTTGTGGGACAAGCGTTCGGTCTGAACACCGGCTGCTCAGTCGCCGATCAGGCCGCCGACGCTCTCGGCGAAGTTCGGGTCGCGGTCACGGTTCTCGTACGCCTCGAGCACTTCCTCGACCTCGCCCTGCATGAGGATCTTGCCCTGGTTCAGCCAGACGCCCCGGTTGCAGTTCTCCCGGATCGACGTCAGGGCGTGGCTGACGATGATGACGGTGCCGGCTTCGTCGCGCAGTTCCTCGATCCGTTCCTGGCTGCGCCGCTGGAAGTTCGCGTCACCGGTCGACAATGCCTCGTCGATCAGCAGGATCTCGTGGGTGACGCTGGCCGCGATGGCGAACCGCAGTCGGGCGGCCATCCCCGACGAGTAGGTGTTCATCGGCAGCGAGACGAAGCGACCGATGCCGGAGAAGTCCACGATCGACTGGAAGCGTTCGTCGATCTCCTCCGGGCTCATGCCCATCGCCAGGCATCCCAGGACGATGTTGCGTTCGCCGGACAGGTCGTTCATCAGGGCGGCGTTCACCCCGAGCAGCGACGGCCGCGCCGAGGTGTAGACCTTGCCGTCGGTCGCCGACAGCAGCCCGGCGATCGCCAGCAGCATCGTCGACTTGCCCGAGCCGTTGCTGCCCACCAATCCGATCACGTCGCCATGCCGGGCGACCAGGTCCACGCCCCGCAACGCCCGGACCTGCTGGGTGCCGTGGGTGGCCGACCGCCGGAAACGCTCCGGCAGAAGGGATCGGCGACCGCCGGCCATCGCGTTCGCGACGCGCTTCTCCCCGCGGACCTGGTACGTCACGTGCAGGTCGTCGAGGATGATCGACGGCCGTGCCGCGGGGTCGGCCCGTCGTACGCCGGACTCCAGCGTGCCGGTGGCCGGTTCGGCCACGGCCGCAACCGGTTGCGGATCGGCGCCGCCGGGGACGGGCTCAGCTGCGGCCATAGCGTTCCTCGGCGCGGTAGAAGAACCAGAAGCCTCCGGCCAGGGCGAAGATCGCCCAGCCGGCCCCGGCCCACCAGGCCCACGGCTGCGACACCTCGCTGTACATCAGGCAGTCGCGGACGAGGCTGATGTAGGTAGCCATTGGGTTCGCCTCCAGCAACCAGTTGAGGTTGTGCGGGAGGCGATCGCTCACCATCGTGACGCTGAAGAAGACGCCGCTGATGTACATCCAGATCCGGATGATGAAGGGCAGGACCTGGTTGATGTCGCGGACCTGCGCGACCAGCCGGGACAGGAACAGCGCCAAGCCGAGATTGAACATCGTGAGCAACGTGATGGCAGGCACGACCAGCAACCAGTTCCAGGTGAGCGGCTCCCGCATCAGCAGCACGATGGCCGCCATCACCGCCAGCGAGATGAGGAAGTCGCGGAACAGCACGACCACGGCGGCGACCGGCAGCGTCGCGCGGGGGAAGTGCAGCGCGCGGATCAGGCCGGTGTTGCTGGTGATCGCCGTTGCGCCCGAACCGGTGCAGCGGGTCGTGAAGCCGAACACGAACACGCCGATGACCAGGAACGCGGGGAAGTTCGGGATGTCGCGCGAGGTCTGCAGCAGGACGCCGAAGATCAAGTAGTAGATCGCCGCGGACAGGATGGGGTTCAGGACGAACCACACCGGTCCGAGGCGGTTCTCCGAGTACTGGGTACGCCGGCGCGCCGACGCCAGCGACGAGACGAAGTGCCGGCGCTGCCACAGCGCGGCCAGGTAGCGGGGCAGCGACAGCGGAGCGTCCGCCGCGCCCAGGCCGTTGGCAGCGGCCAGCTCGGCGGCCGAGCCGGCACCGTCCCATCGGGACGCCGGTGCCGGGGCGGCCGGCCCTGGCTGCTGCACCGTGCTCGCCACGCGTCCTCGCTCGCCTCAGGTGGCCCGCGGCGCCTGTGCGCCGGTCGGGGACTCCCAGCCGGGAGCCGCGGGACATCCTCGCATCCTGGCCGAGCCGGGTGAGCGATCCCGCGCTCCGGCGCTCGAGGCGTCCGTCGGCATACCGCGCCGGTCGTGGCCCCGGCTCGGCACGAGGCGGACCTAGGATCTGCCCCGATGTCCCTGCGCCCGCGCGTCGCCACCGTGGTGGTGCACCACAGTCAGCCGGCCGACACGCTGCGGGCGGTCGGGTCGGCGCAGGATGCCGACTATCCGTCCCAGGTGGTACTGGTCGTCGACAACGGTCCGGACGCGGGCGTCGGGTCGCCGTTGGCGGACTCGCTCGACCCGACCGTGACGTACCTGCCGGCGCCGTCCAATCTCGGGTTCGCCGGCGGCGTCGGTCTGGCGGCCTCCGTTGCCGCCCAACGGTTCGGCGTGGACTACCTGTGGCTGCTCAACCCCGATGCGGTCGCCGAGCCCGCGGCGCTCGGCTGGCTGGTCACCACGGCCGACGCCGTGCCGGACGCCGCGATCGTCGGGTCGCGGCTGCTGGACGGTCCCGGTCCCGACGCGCCGATCGCGTACGACGGCGCGGTGGTGGACCCGGTCACCGGCGCGACGCGCCACCTCGGGCGGGGAGTGCCGGCCAGCCAGCGGCCCGCCCGCGGCCACCTCGACACCGACTACGCCAACGGCGCCTCGATGCTCGTCCGGGTCGGGGCCATGGCGGTGCTCGGCCCGCTGCCGACGGAGTACTTCCTCTACTTCGAGGAGACCGACTACGCGCTGCAGGCCCGGCGGCGCGGCTTCCGGGTGCTGCTGGAACCGCGATCCCGGGTCCACCATCTGCGGCGGTCGGTGACCGACATCCCGACCGCCACCTTCGTCTACTACATGATCCGCAACCGCGACCTGTTCGCCCGCCGCTGGGGTTTCGTGCCGGACCCGGCCGCCCCGCAGCCGACCGACGTGTTCGTGGCCAGTGCGCGGGAACGGATCGCGGTCGCCCGGCCGGACGAGTTGCTCGCCTTCGACGCGCTGGTGGCGCAGGCCCGGGCCGACGGCGCTGCCGGGCGTAGCGGTCGCAGCGACGTGCCGACCTCGGTGGGCTGGCAGTGACGGCCCCCGACCAGCCGGCCCAGCCCGACCAGCCGGCTCCGCCGGATCCGGCCCCGGGCGGCGACCAGCCGGGACCCGGGACGGTGGGTGTGCCCGATCCGGCGCAGGACGCCGTACGCCGCCGGCTCGCCCGGACGCAGGCGGAGGTCGCGGCGCTGCGGCAGGGCCGGCGGCCCGGGCTCCTCGGGCGGCTGCGGGGGCGGGGGCTACGGGGGAGCCGCGCGTACCGGGTGACCGTCGGCACGGCCACCTCCGACCCGGTGGTCCGGCGGTTGCGGTTGTCTCCGGCCGAGGTCGCGGCACTGCGATCCATGGGACCCGGCGAGCTCGCGCGGGAGGTCCAGCAGCGGGTGCTGCGGCGGTCCAGGGCCTACCGCGGCGCGGAGTCCGCCGCCCACAACGCGGCCGAACTCGGTACTCAGACGTGGCGCGCGCTGCGCACCCTGCGCTCGCGCGGGCGCGGTGACCTGGTGCCCGAGCCCTTCACCGACCTCCCCGAGTCGCCGCTGGCCGCGCAGTACCGGGCGCTGGTCGGCGAGCGGCAGCAGCCGACGGCAGGTACTCGCTCGGTCGCGTTCTGCGTGTCCAGTACCGACCTGGACAGCGGGCGGGGTGACCTGTACGTCGCCGCCGGACTGGCCCGCGCGTTGCGCCGCCTCGGCTGGCGTACCGCACTGCACCCGGTGGACGCCTGGGACCTGGTCGCCGAAGGCACCGACGTGGTGGTGGCCATGGTGCCGGCCGTCGACCCGGCGGCGCTGCCGGCGACCGCGGTTCGCGTCGCGTGGGCCCGCTCGGATATCGGCGGCTGGCTGGAGCAGCCCTCGGCTCTGCTGTGGGATCGCTGGTTGGCGGCCTCCGAGGTGTTCGCCGCGCAGTTGACCGCGGCGACCGGACGCGATGTCGACGTCCTGCCGATCGCCGCGGACCCGGAGTTGTTCGCGTGTCCCGAGGGCGATGCCGAGGCCGGTGCCCGGCTCGGCGCGGTCGGCACGGCCAACGACTTCGGCAGCGGCCGGCAGTTGCTGCAGTGGCTGGCCGACCGGCCACCCCGGCTGCCGTTGGCGTTGTTCGGTGAGCGCCGCGGCGCCGGCCGCCGCGAGCTGCGGGGGTACGACGCGGGCCGGGTCGGCTTCCTGCAGCTGCCGGCGGCGTACGCCCGGGCCCGGCTGGTGCTCGACGATCAACTGCCGGTCGCCCGGGAGGTCGGCAGCCTCAACTCGCGGATCTACGAGTCGATCTGCGCCGGCGCCCTGCCGCTGACCAACTCCCGGCTCGCGCTGACCGGGTCGGGCCTGGAGGCGGTCCCGGTCTACACCAACGCCGCGTCGCTGGCCGCCCTGCTCGGGGAGTTCGGCACGGGCGACCGCGCCGGCGAGCTGGCAGGCCAGCTGCGCGAGGTGGTGCTCGACCGCCACACCTACGACGTGCGTGCTGCCCGGTTCACCGAGCTGGTCGCCTGCTGGTCGCCGGTGGCCCGGCCCGCGGTCCGCCTGGCGTTCTGGCCGGACGAGCGGGCCAGCAACCCCTACCAGGACCTGATCTACGCCGCTGCCGCCGACCTCGGCGTGGTGGTCGCACCGCTGCGGGACCTCGCCGACAGCTCCCGGTCGGTGCTGGCCGACCCGGCCGCGGCCGGGCCTCGGGTGCTGCACCTGCACTGGACCCACCGGGTGCTGCAGGGTGCGGTGTCGGCCGTGGACGTCCAGCAGCGGGTCCTCGCGCTCGACGCCGCGTTGTCGGGTTGGCGGGCTGGCGGCGGCCGGGTGGCGTGGACGGTGCACAACGCCACCCCCCACGAGGCGCACGACCCGGCGGCGGAGCAGCGGGTGCTCGACGTGGTCGCCTCGCACGCCGATCTCGTGCACGTCATGTGCCACGACAGCGCGCGCGAGGTGGCCGCCCGGTACGGCGTGCCGCCGGACCGCCTCGTGGTGGTCGAGCATCCGTCGTACCTCGGCTACTACCCCG
This portion of the Actinomycetota bacterium genome encodes:
- a CDS encoding ABC transporter permease, with the translated sequence MQQPGPAAPAPASRWDGAGSAAELAAANGLGAADAPLSLPRYLAALWQRRHFVSSLASARRRTQYSENRLGPVWFVLNPILSAAIYYLIFGVLLQTSRDIPNFPAFLVIGVFVFGFTTRCTGSGATAITSNTGLIRALHFPRATLPVAAVVVLFRDFLISLAVMAAIVLLMREPLTWNWLLVVPAITLLTMFNLGLALFLSRLVAQVRDINQVLPFIIRIWMYISGVFFSVTMVSDRLPHNLNWLLEANPMATYISLVRDCLMYSEVSQPWAWWAGAGWAIFALAGGFWFFYRAEERYGRS
- a CDS encoding glycosyltransferase family 2 protein, with the translated sequence MSLRPRVATVVVHHSQPADTLRAVGSAQDADYPSQVVLVVDNGPDAGVGSPLADSLDPTVTYLPAPSNLGFAGGVGLAASVAAQRFGVDYLWLLNPDAVAEPAALGWLVTTADAVPDAAIVGSRLLDGPGPDAPIAYDGAVVDPVTGATRHLGRGVPASQRPARGHLDTDYANGASMLVRVGAMAVLGPLPTEYFLYFEETDYALQARRRGFRVLLEPRSRVHHLRRSVTDIPTATFVYYMIRNRDLFARRWGFVPDPAAPQPTDVFVASARERIAVARPDELLAFDALVAQARADGAAGRSGRSDVPTSVGWQ
- a CDS encoding glycosyltransferase, which codes for MTAPDQPAQPDQPAPPDPAPGGDQPGPGTVGVPDPAQDAVRRRLARTQAEVAALRQGRRPGLLGRLRGRGLRGSRAYRVTVGTATSDPVVRRLRLSPAEVAALRSMGPGELAREVQQRVLRRSRAYRGAESAAHNAAELGTQTWRALRTLRSRGRGDLVPEPFTDLPESPLAAQYRALVGERQQPTAGTRSVAFCVSSTDLDSGRGDLYVAAGLARALRRLGWRTALHPVDAWDLVAEGTDVVVAMVPAVDPAALPATAVRVAWARSDIGGWLEQPSALLWDRWLAASEVFAAQLTAATGRDVDVLPIAADPELFACPEGDAEAGARLGAVGTANDFGSGRQLLQWLADRPPRLPLALFGERRGAGRRELRGYDAGRVGFLQLPAAYARARLVLDDQLPVAREVGSLNSRIYESICAGALPLTNSRLALTGSGLEAVPVYTNAASLAALLGEFGTGDRAGELAGQLREVVLDRHTYDVRAARFTELVACWSPVARPAVRLAFWPDERASNPYQDLIYAAAADLGVVVAPLRDLADSSRSVLADPAAAGPRVLHLHWTHRVLQGAVSAVDVQQRVLALDAALSGWRAGGGRVAWTVHNATPHEAHDPAAEQRVLDVVASHADLVHVMCHDSAREVAARYGVPPDRLVVVEHPSYLGYYPDAVSRRRARASFGLTGDEPVVVLFGVLRGYKGADDLLDALDDPRVAATGLRALVVGRPLRAGGMAETLRRLSAHPRVTTRWEFVDHDDVARCYKAADAAVLPYRRALNSGSALAALGFGTPVVAPALGCLPAVVTAECGVLYDPTAPGALAQALTTVPELRSAAVRRAARERAEQFAAAAVSRRLLERIAAL
- a CDS encoding ABC transporter ATP-binding protein, with translation MAAAEPVPGGADPQPVAAVAEPATGTLESGVRRADPAARPSIILDDLHVTYQVRGEKRVANAMAGGRRSLLPERFRRSATHGTQQVRALRGVDLVARHGDVIGLVGSNGSGKSTMLLAIAGLLSATDGKVYTSARPSLLGVNAALMNDLSGERNIVLGCLAMGMSPEEIDERFQSIVDFSGIGRFVSLPMNTYSSGMAARLRFAIAASVTHEILLIDEALSTGDANFQRRSQERIEELRDEAGTVIIVSHALTSIRENCNRGVWLNQGKILMQGEVEEVLEAYENRDRDPNFAESVGGLIGD
- a CDS encoding glycosyltransferase — translated: MTARIRHARRIAAAGRRGLRVARSARPGQRDALVASGLVDLDWCEAVTGIAQPHARAAATAAVHASTREYLLRGDFPASSVSPLFVPAWCSRAAGREPRPPDPTVRYVTTGGFLVRPNPGPSPLFSDVEFLRTRAGTPVPPLARFLHEAAADPSVPLPLSWQAPGPATWPAVRTAMIAAARQRRTDAGLTAERVATTYDEDLAATTVARALARPLPPPGDRPWVSIVMPVRNRPVQVAEAIASIQAQTLPDWELVVVDDGSTDTTADVVAGIAATDPRIRLARTAGGGVSAARNAGLVSARGRYVAFLDSDNTWRPQFLQVMLTTMETDGLGVAYSGVRMHGPAGIRYRFFTGGLDHLLVRNHVDLNALVVRADVLAATGGDFDESLRRCVDHDLVIRLARQQQPVLVPFVGVEYAEDGADRITGRETFGWLWTVLGKHLIDWAALRSGVLQRVAGRVSVLAPSIPDVRVTLRNLRALLDTLPPTADAEIVVVDNGSEPALAGQLAGMAAADPRIVLVSRPVNGHFALGVDLALAASTGEYVVAVRGDVEVAPGWWPPLLDALADPAVVAAQALLCDADGTVAAAGFAFTGPDRLPVPILAGHATADVGANVVEVPALAAGVIAMRAADLVAVDGLEPRFTGGWEDVDLSLRIRRRWPDRRLVVVPAAVANRDDGARQAGGYGHPEATRVLLDRHGPALPDFDPAPWQRAGFTATCEAGVVRVDRAVRRTPAVAAASRPSLRWAIKIAAPAGPGGDSWGDTYFAAHLADALRDLGQDVIVDRRQSFDRESGQHDDVVLVIRGLVRYRPKPGQLSLLWVISHPDLVQRSELREYDHVFAASLPWARRTAGTVAVPVEALLQATDPDRFHPGLAAPDSGDAVLFVGDSRDQDRRIIADAVAAGVDLSVYGPNWGGRLDPRWWKAPYLDNAALGAAYRAAGVVLNDHWEDMAREGFLSNRLFDATAAGGRVISDPVDGIDEVFDGLVRGYRSPAELAAWAADPAAAFPSEARVQQISRRIRAEHSFAARAARLLDVATALWDKRSV